The proteins below come from a single Ruegeria sp. SCSIO 43209 genomic window:
- a CDS encoding carbon-nitrogen hydrolase family protein, producing the protein MTPFAITGIQMHVGALQSNVDAMLHRIDIMMARFPWTQMALFSELAPHGPLDRFAQPFPNDDLSRFQDAARRYGIWLIPGSMFEKHEDGRIFNTSVVINPEGEIVSKYSKMFPFKPYEQNIASGTEFCIFDVPDVGRFGLSICYDIWFPETTRHLTSQGVEVLLHPVLTGTTDREAELSIAKATAAQFQCYVFDVNGLAAGGVGRSLVVDPSATVLHQSAGQEDIFPIEIDLDQVRRQREVGLKGLGQVLKSFRDREAEFPVYDRTSGADAYLHTLGPLRIPQKGDVAGVAASDPRTALGYTEDAATKPDNLYLYKGRSGTD; encoded by the coding sequence CAGTCGAATGTCGACGCGATGCTGCACCGGATCGACATTATGATGGCGCGGTTCCCTTGGACCCAGATGGCCCTGTTCAGCGAACTGGCGCCTCATGGTCCGCTCGACCGGTTTGCACAGCCCTTTCCCAATGACGACCTGTCGCGCTTTCAGGATGCCGCTCGGCGTTATGGGATCTGGCTGATCCCCGGTTCGATGTTCGAAAAGCACGAAGATGGACGGATTTTCAACACCTCGGTGGTGATCAACCCCGAAGGTGAGATCGTCTCAAAATACTCCAAGATGTTCCCGTTCAAACCTTATGAACAGAACATCGCATCGGGTACCGAATTCTGCATCTTTGATGTGCCGGATGTGGGCCGGTTTGGCCTGTCGATCTGCTACGATATCTGGTTCCCCGAAACCACCCGCCACCTGACTAGCCAAGGGGTCGAGGTTCTGCTGCACCCGGTTCTGACCGGCACAACCGACCGCGAGGCCGAGCTGTCGATCGCCAAGGCGACCGCTGCGCAGTTCCAATGCTATGTGTTTGACGTGAACGGGCTGGCCGCCGGGGGCGTGGGCCGCTCGCTGGTCGTCGACCCATCGGCCACCGTGCTGCACCAATCCGCAGGGCAAGAGGATATTTTCCCGATTGAGATCGATCTTGATCAGGTTCGCCGCCAACGCGAGGTCGGACTGAAAGGTCTGGGGCAGGTTCTCAAAAGCTTCCGCGACCGCGAGGCGGAGTTCCCGGTCTATGACCGGACTAGCGGGGCGGATGCCTATCTGCACACGCTCGGCCCGCTGCGCATTCCGCAGAAAGGCGACGTTGCGGGCGTCGCTGCATCCGACCCCAGAACGGCGCTGGGATATACTGAAGACGCCGCGACCAAGCCCGACAATCTGTATCTCTATAAAGGGCGCTCTGGCACAGACTGA
- a CDS encoding aminotransferase class I/II-fold pyridoxal phosphate-dependent enzyme: MHGISDSEKLHTISDYYSASQLRADRWSALRETAESLDQGGNEKDRDRARQLLQALAPIEVYFAFPGGSAFDYLRRLLDHGNFGDFSTAVRRVSRALTSGAYRRRSIPLIADETEVDEFEDESTQSHEARALGRPYFEVMIVDKVNEHQERFLQTSLQRMRRSEDPFIYETVVVPSVEDALIGVLFNQNVQAVIVRPGLSLKSKNETNVLGRYISLYGEGADLDALSPSEYGPETCRRIGMLRPELDAYLITDRSAEDIAGLDLGLCRRVFYNQEDFLELHLNILRGVQRRYKTPFFTALKEYSKQPTGVFHAMPISRGKSISRSHWIQDMGAFYGSNIFMAETSATSGGLDSLLEPKGPIKEAQEAAARAFGSKQTFFATNGTSTCNKIVVQALVRPGDIVLIDRDCHKSHHYGMVLAGASVVYMDSYPLHDYSMYGAVPIREIKHKLLALRAAGKLDRVRMVLLTNCTFDGIVYNVQRVMQECLAIKKDLVFLWDEAWFAYARFAPNSRVRTAMRSANILREQFRSTEHAEAYEAQQAALEGADDETLLNARLIAPPDARVRVYATQSTHKTLTSLRQGSMIHVNDQQFKGAVEEAFHEAYMTHTSTSPNYQIIASLDVGRRQVEIEGYEFVQRQVESAMAIRRAVTTHPLLRKYFKLVTAGDMIPEQYRESGMTSYFDPDQGWADVWDCWAKDEFVLDATRITLHVGATGWDGDTFKTKILMDKYGIQINKTSRNTVLFMTNIGTTRSSVAYLIEVLVEIAKELDDLMDDASKMEKRAFEKRVSNLSEHVPPLPDFSRFHDAFRCEAGTEAGDIRTAFFLSYDEDNCDYVEPDKEMLERLEAGEEMVSATFVIPYPPGFPILVPGQVISPEILKFMQELDVSEIHGFRADLGLRIFTEDALKSVKNP; encoded by the coding sequence ATGCACGGCATTTCCGATAGCGAAAAGCTCCACACCATCTCGGACTACTACAGCGCCTCGCAATTGAGGGCAGACCGGTGGAGCGCGCTGCGGGAAACGGCCGAGTCCCTGGATCAGGGCGGTAACGAAAAAGATCGGGACCGGGCACGGCAGTTGCTGCAGGCGCTGGCCCCGATCGAGGTGTATTTCGCTTTTCCGGGCGGATCGGCGTTCGACTATCTGCGTCGTTTGCTGGACCATGGGAACTTTGGCGATTTCTCAACCGCCGTGCGCCGGGTGTCGCGGGCGCTGACCTCAGGGGCCTATCGTCGCCGCTCGATCCCGCTGATCGCGGATGAGACCGAGGTTGATGAGTTCGAGGACGAGTCCACCCAAAGCCATGAAGCCCGCGCGCTGGGCCGCCCATATTTCGAGGTGATGATCGTTGACAAGGTCAACGAACATCAGGAACGGTTCCTGCAAACCAGCCTGCAACGGATGCGCCGCAGCGAAGATCCGTTTATTTATGAAACCGTTGTCGTTCCCAGTGTCGAGGATGCGCTGATCGGGGTTCTGTTCAACCAGAATGTACAGGCGGTCATTGTTCGCCCGGGCCTTAGCCTGAAGTCCAAGAACGAAACCAATGTTTTGGGCCGCTATATCAGCCTCTATGGCGAGGGCGCCGATCTTGATGCGCTGTCCCCCTCGGAATACGGCCCTGAAACCTGCCGCAGGATCGGCATGCTGCGCCCCGAGCTGGACGCTTATCTAATCACCGACCGTTCGGCGGAAGATATTGCCGGTCTCGATCTGGGCCTGTGCCGGCGGGTCTTCTACAATCAGGAAGACTTTCTGGAATTGCACCTGAACATCCTGCGCGGGGTGCAGCGGCGCTATAAGACACCGTTCTTCACGGCGCTCAAGGAATACTCAAAACAGCCCACGGGCGTGTTCCACGCGATGCCGATCAGCCGGGGTAAATCGATTAGTCGCAGCCACTGGATTCAGGACATGGGGGCGTTCTACGGATCAAATATCTTCATGGCGGAAACTTCGGCCACGTCTGGCGGGCTGGATTCGCTGCTGGAGCCGAAGGGCCCGATAAAAGAGGCGCAAGAGGCTGCCGCACGCGCATTCGGCTCTAAACAGACGTTTTTTGCGACTAACGGCACCTCGACCTGCAACAAAATCGTTGTGCAAGCACTGGTACGGCCCGGAGATATCGTGCTGATCGACCGCGATTGCCACAAATCGCACCACTACGGCATGGTGCTGGCGGGGGCGAGCGTCGTCTATATGGACAGCTATCCGCTGCACGATTACTCGATGTATGGCGCGGTGCCAATCCGAGAGATCAAGCACAAACTGTTGGCCCTACGCGCTGCTGGGAAGCTTGATCGTGTGCGGATGGTGCTGCTGACCAACTGTACATTCGATGGCATCGTCTACAATGTGCAGCGGGTGATGCAGGAATGTCTCGCGATCAAGAAAGACCTGGTTTTCCTGTGGGATGAGGCGTGGTTCGCCTATGCAAGGTTTGCGCCCAATTCTCGTGTGCGCACGGCAATGCGGTCGGCCAATATCCTGCGCGAACAGTTCCGTTCGACGGAACATGCCGAGGCCTACGAGGCCCAACAGGCGGCTCTCGAAGGTGCAGATGACGAAACATTGCTAAACGCCCGCCTGATCGCGCCGCCTGACGCGCGGGTCCGGGTCTATGCGACGCAATCAACCCACAAGACGCTGACCTCATTGCGGCAGGGTTCGATGATCCATGTCAACGACCAGCAGTTCAAAGGCGCGGTGGAAGAGGCCTTTCACGAGGCCTATATGACCCACACCTCGACCTCGCCCAACTATCAGATCATCGCCTCGCTGGATGTGGGCCGCAGGCAGGTCGAGATCGAAGGGTACGAGTTCGTCCAGCGGCAGGTCGAAAGCGCGATGGCAATCCGCCGGGCCGTGACGACCCATCCGCTGCTCAGAAAGTATTTCAAGCTGGTCACGGCGGGCGACATGATCCCCGAGCAATATCGCGAAAGCGGCATGACCAGCTATTTCGATCCCGATCAGGGATGGGCCGATGTTTGGGATTGCTGGGCCAAGGACGAGTTTGTTCTGGATGCCACCCGCATCACGCTGCATGTGGGCGCCACGGGCTGGGACGGCGATACGTTCAAGACCAAGATCCTGATGGATAAATACGGCATCCAGATCAACAAGACCTCGCGCAATACCGTGTTGTTCATGACCAATATCGGCACCACACGCAGCTCGGTCGCTTATCTGATCGAGGTTCTGGTCGAGATCGCCAAGGAGTTAGACGATCTGATGGACGATGCCTCGAAGATGGAAAAACGGGCCTTTGAAAAGCGCGTCAGCAACCTGAGCGAACACGTCCCACCTCTGCCTGATTTTAGTCGGTTCCACGATGCGTTCCGCTGTGAAGCAGGTACCGAAGCCGGTGACATCCGTACGGCGTTTTTTCTGTCCTATGACGAAGACAATTGCGACTACGTCGAGCCCGACAAGGAGATGTTGGAACGGCTCGAAGCCGGGGAAGAGATGGTCTCGGCCACCTTCGTGATTCCCTATCCGCCGGGTTTTCCCATTTTGGTACCGGGGCAGGTGATCAGCCCTGAAATTCTCAAATTCATGCAGGAACTGGACGTGTCAGAGATCCACGGATTCCGTGCCGATCTGGGCCTGCGCATTTTTACCGAAGACGCTTTGAAATCAGTAAAGAACCCCTAA